The Methanoculleus caldifontis genome includes the window GTGTGGAGGCCGGCGCCACGGCGGCCGCCCGGCGGACCTTCGGTATGACCGAGGACGATGTCCGCAGAATTGCGGATCTCATCCCCAACGACAGCGCCGCCGCGATCTTCCTCATCGAGCACCTCTGGGCGAAGGAACTCAAGCAGGCGCTCCGCGATGCCAACGGCCACCTCATCGCCCAGGGCATGGTCACGCCGGAAGCCCTCGTGCTCGCCGGCGCGGCGCTTCATGAAGCGCTCGAGACTGCGGCATCGGGGGAGCAGAAGAGGTCGATGGCGGCACCGGCACGCTGAGAGAACGCCGGGCCGGCCCCGCTCTCAATTTTTATCAGGGTATCCTCCATCCCTGACGTGCCTGACCGGCGGGATCACATCCTCTTCCATGAGTACTTCCACGGCGATGACGGCACCATCGCCCGGCTTATCCGGGGATACGCGCATCTGGTGCAGGAGATGATCCTGACACCGCCAGCAAGACCGCTCAGTTACAGGAAGAATGGAACGCCTCAGAAGGCTCCGGAGGGCCCGCCGCCGATCCCCGGTGAAGTGTGCCGGGACCTCATCCCTGCAATTATATGAATACTCCCGGAAATAGTGTTATTAACTCTGGCGTAATGTTTCGGTCAGTCCCGGAGAGACAACTCCGGCAGTACCGGTACATCCCGAGGAGAAGCCGGATCCGTTGAGGAGGGAGCAAGGTTGAGCACGCTTGAATCGTATCTCGATGCCCTGCACCAGGGGGTCTTTCAGGTCGTCGTCCCGAAGGCCGTGGTGACCGAGCCGCTCGGACCTGACTGGAAACGGTCGCCGATCAACGTGCCGAGTCCCGAGACCGTCGCGAGTTACCGGAAGGGCCAGTACCACGCCCACGAGACCGTCTCGGAGTACCGCGTCCACATGGACCGCTACGACCCGGAGAAGAACCCCATCATGCACCTGGTCGACGACGCTCCCCTTCTCCTCATGATCCACGAGACGATGGAGACCATCTTCGTGACGGGCAGAGATGCGACGCGGCGAGGTCCCCGGCAGCGCCTTGCCGATCAGCAGATGAGCTGGAGACTCCGGATGGGCCTCGGCGCGGTCCTGCTCGCGATAGGCGCCGTCCTCCTCCTCCTGACACTCTACGAGACTGTAGCCGTCTTCGCCGTACTGTTGCCCTCCTTTGTTCTCCTCTTCGGCCTCCTCACGATGATCAAGGGCGTCCGGCAGAGGGACCGCAAAGAGCATGCAGACGGCGACATCGTCCGGGGCGGTATGCTGGCCGGTGCAGGTATCGTTCTCTTCGTCCTCTGGGAGCTCTATCTCCTCCTTATTCTGCTGATTCTCGCGGTCTGGTTCTTCTCCAGCGCGGTCGTCACGCTGCTCCGGGTGTTCCGGAAGAGAGGTAGCTTAACGACGGGTTTCTGGTATACGTTCGGGCTGGGCGTAAGCTCGCTGGCTCTCGGTGTCCTCGCAGTAACCCTGCCCGAAGAGCTGGTTGAGCTCCTCCTCTCCCTGCTCGCCGGGATCGTGCTCATGAGTGGTGGCTTTCTGGTCCTCGATGCCTACGGGTTGAGGAACGCCGCCCGCCTGATGGGGGCGGGGGGATGACCCTCGCGGTCCTCCGACCGTCCTGCAGCGGGGTGTCGGCCCCTTTCCGGCGATGAACTCCCGGCTCCCTTTTCCGGATGAACATTTGAAGCGGTTCAAAAGAGGTGCATTTATATTGCCCTCTCTCTCATCTTCAACTACCTGAAATGGGACTCTGGTGAACCATGCTTTTCATTGCACTGGCCAAAATGAAAGCCCCGATGAGCAAGGAAGTCATCGTTCAGAACCTGAAAGATATCGCGGCCGATACGAGAGGAGAGGTACGATACCTGGGCGTCTACTGGACGCTCGGGAGGTACGATACCGTGGCCATCTTTGAGGCCCCGAACGAGAAAGTGGCGATGAACCTCTCCTTGAACCGGGCCGATCGGATGGAGATAGAGACTCTCGTGGCCGTCCCGAAGAAGGGGTTGCCGCTGGACTGGCCAGAAATGGTTGTTGAGTAGGTTCTCCGCCCGATCCCTCTCCCGGAAGGAGGCAGATCCGCAACGGTTTTTCTCCTGCGACCGCCATGCCGGGAGAGGGCATGCCCCCACTTCAGGGGGGGAGTCATGTGTAGTGCTTCTTCAGGTACTCCTTCACTTTCCTTGAGACCAGCCATCCCTGGTCGAGCCGGTCGATGATCGCGTCGATGGCCCAGGCCTGCTCCATGATCTTTCTGTCGATCTCCGTATCCCCCATCTCCGCAAGGGCGACGATGACGGTGAGGGGGTTGCGGATGGAGTCGTTCAAGATCGCGAGCTGCTCGATGTTCTCCTCGATCTGGAGGAGCGCCCTCTTCTTGAGGTTTTCCAGCTGCTGCCGCTCGGAGGTGTCGCGGGCGCTTGTGAGCACCAGCTGCCGGCCGTCGATCGTCACCGGAAATGCCGTTATCTCTATGGTGAACCGGGTGCCGTCCCTGTCGACGGGGAAAAACTCAATCGGGCCGGCAGCGGTCCCGGCCGTGAGCCGACCGAGCATTATCTCTACCTTTGGCAGTTCCTCCCGCGGCACGAATCCGGCTTCGACAAGGCTCTTGCCGATGAACTCCTCCTTCAGGCTGCCCGCCAGTCTTTCGGCCGCCCGGTTCCCGTCGATCAGGATCCCGTTCATGTCGGTGAGGAAGAAGGCATCCGGGGCGCACTCGAAGAGGATCTTCAGCCGCTCCTCTGAATACCTCAGCGCCTCGTCCGCCTGTTTTCGGTCGGTCACGTCCACCAGGTTGCCGACGATCGCCGGCCGCCCCTCGAAGAGGAGGCGGGTAGCGAAGTTCTCAAGAAAGATAGCATGCCCGTCCCGATGCACCCCGCAGAATTCGTGGTGCTCCGACCCGGTCTTGCCGCGGAGCAGGGCCTGTAGCCGCCTGCGGAACTCCTCCTTCTCCTCCGGGTCGACCAGGGCGGCGTGTGTGCCGGGAGTCCGGAGCTCGTCACGTGTATAACCGAAGATCTCGGCGAACCGCGGGTTGACATACGCGAAACGGTCATCCTGATAGAGGTAGACCCCCACCGGCGAGTGCTCCACCGGGTTCCGGTAGACCTCCTCGTTCATCGTGCGCAGGATGGCGGAGCCGATGATGCTTGCCGCCGCTTGGAGTGCGTCGAGCTCTGCCGGCGACCATATGCGCTCCCTCCGGTTCTCGTCGAACCCGATGAAACCCCACCACTGCTCGTTGACGAAGACCGGCACAACCGCGACGGACCGGATCAACCTCGGCTCGAAGTATTCCCGCTCGTAGTCGGGGAACGTCCGCACCGGCCCGGCGATCGATCCCCCGGCCGAGAGCGCCTCATGCCAGCGGGGCATCTCTCTGTAGGAAATATTCTGCGACTCCGGTTCATCGATCTCCGCAGCGACGCCCTCCGCCGTCCACTCCCATCGCTGGCTGCAGACGGGCTCGCCGGTCCCGGGGTCCTTACCGTTCTCAAAGACGTAGACCCTGCTGACGTCGGTGGCCCTGCCGAACCGCTCGAGAACCTCCGGCATCTGCCCCTTCCAGTCCGTCTCCTTGAGGAATTTGTCCGCCGCAAAGTTCACCGCGCCCATGATGGCATCGTGCCGGCGGAGAGCCTCGGACGCCTTCTTCCGCCCGGTGATATCCTCAAAGAGGTAGAGCCTCCCGAAATACCGGTTATCCTGATCGCGGATCTGTGTGGAGACCCGCCGGATATGCCGCCCGTCAATGAACTCGATCTCGTCTTCGACCACGGCGCGGTTCTCTTCATCCTGGAGCGGTGCGCTGGACGCATCGACCGCTGCCGGGTCACGGGTGAGCGGGATGCAGAGGGGGATGATATCGCTGTTCTTGAGGTCCCCAGCCCGCATCTCATCCTCCAGGTGCGAGAGCCCCCACATCTCGCAGAACCTGCTGTTGAAGTAGAGGATGGTGTCGGTCCGATTGTCGACGACGTAATAGGCGAGCGGGGAGGCCTGCGCCATCCGGGAGAGGAGGGCTTCGTTCCACCGGAGCCGCTCTTCCACCTGCCGCTCCCCGGTCACGTCGCGGCCGCATCCCACGGTCCCGATCGTCCGCCCGCTCTCGTCACGAAACGGTGCCTTGCTGACGTCGAGGAAGAGGAACTCCCCCCTGACGTTCCCGAACTCGTCGAACCGCGCCGGCTCTCCGTTTTCCATGACGATCGTATCGGAGTCCCGGCAGATCTCGCCGAAAGTGTGCCAGGCCGGGTCGTCGGGCCGGGCCTGCTGCTCGCGTTCGGCAAAGAAGAGGTCCGTCCGGCCGAGCGGCTCATCGGTGTCTGCCGCGTTGAGGAGTTTCTCGCAGATGGCCTTGTTCGCAAAGAGGTATCGCCCCTCCATGTCTTTTGCCCATATGAGGTCCGGCACGTTGTCGCACATCATCCGGACGAGGCGGTAGAGGTCGCGGTACCGCTGGTTGGTCCGGGCGAGTTCGCCCTCGACGCTCTTCCTCCCGGTGATGTCGCGGAGCGTGACGAGGTTTGCTTCCCGCCCGTTGAACGGGACTCTCGTGCCGAGCCCCTCGACCCACTTCTCGTTCCCCTGAAGGTCCCGCATCAGGTAGTGGGCGAGGTAGCCGTCGTGCCCGGACAGGACGTTTGCCAGATCCCGGACGACGGCCTCGGCGTAGTCGGGATGGACGAACTCCATCGGGGTTCTGCCGAGCAGGTCGTCCGGGGAGGTGAGGCCGACAAGCGTTGCGGCGGCGCTGTTGGCAAAGAGGGCGGTGCCGTCCCGGTCGAGGATGAGGACGGCGTCGGGCATGGCCTTGCAGATCTGCTGGATCTCTGCGGTTTGCGTCCGAGAAGAGACGATACAGACTATCTCCGTCTCCGGGAGGGAGGATGCGGCGATTGTCACGGGCAGGAGCGTACCGTCCCGGCGGGCGAGAGTGGCGGGATAATCCGCGACCGCGTTCCGGTCGTTAAGTTTCCGGCAGAATTGTTCTCGTTGTGCTGCATCCGGCCATATGCTTGAGAGCGTGAGGGAGGCGAGGTCCTCCGGCAGGTAGCCGAGCATGCCGGCGAAAGCATCGGTGAGCCGGGAGATGCTGAGTGTTTGCGGGTTGAAGGTGAACGTGCCTGCCGATCTGTCCTTTTGCCGACATTCGGGCAGATCGGGTGTCCGGGTACCCTTGCTCATCGTAGTCAGAAATCTATTTGGCCTCCTTCCTTATACTCGTGCCTATTTTTCAACCGATAGCCGATCGGAGTCTGGTCCGGACGTTGTGAGTTTCGGGCAGGGGGCTGCTATGGGGGTTCGCTCCTCTGGATTGTGCGGGCCTGCTGGAGGACGGCGTATCTGTGGGTGCCGGTGCATCCCCCTGCCGGGCTCCCGGTTGCCTTCGACAGGGGTTGTCGCCCCCTATCAAAGCAGTTTTTATGTCCGGACCGATCGGGGCTTTACCAACACGGCGTACTCGACTGGAGCACTCGACGCGACGGCAGAGTCCCGGACCACGTTGAGCTCTGCCGGCACAAGCCCCGTCCCTTCGACGAGGTCCCGGACGGAGCAGAAACTCACGGGGGGCAGGTGCCCCCGCCACGCGATTAGGGCCCGCAGGAGGAATTTCGCCTTGCCGATCCCCGGAAGAAGCAGGATGTTGGGATTTGCGACGATCAACCTGCCGCCGGGCTTTAAGATCCGGTGGCTCTCCCGCAGGGCCTGTACTTTGTCGTCCACGCAGGGAATGACGAACCCGGCGAAGATTGTATCGAACGATGCGTCCGCAAACGGGGTGTGCTGGCAATCGACGTTCTGGAACCGGACGTTGCTGCAGCCTTTCAGGTGCTCTTCGGCCATCCGGAGCATATCGTCGGAGAAGTCCGTCGCGACCACGCTCTCTGCTCTCTCCGCGAGCGTTCTGGTGAAGTAGCCGGTCCCGCACCCGAACTCGACGACTACACCGAGATCCTTCTCTTTCTTCAGCAGCTTGTTCACGAGCGGGCGGGTATTCCCCCCGAGCGAGGCATCTACCGAGGTGTCGTAAGTGGGCGACGACCTCGACCAGTATTCCACCTTTGCTTTTGCCATGCGGTTTCTCCCCCGTACTCCGACTGTTGCTCATGGGTTATATTCTCAGGGGCGGGGGTAGTGCGTTCGCCGTGGAGGGGGCCGGGCAGGGGCACAAAATTGATGCTCGCTGTCGGGACCACCCGGTTCAACTTCGCGGTCGCGCTGGCGATGGCGGCCCTCAACTTCACCGACCCGGACGCTAGGACAATGATCCTGGTCATGGCACCTGCCGGTCTCCTGCTGCAGATGTTCGTTGCCGGGGAGCCCTGGAAGCGGGCGGAGGCACCGCTGGGGTGAGGAACAAAGAGGCGAGGGCGTATTTCTTGTTCTGCGCTTCCGGGGCGATCGATCGAGGGAGAATGCCGGTAAAAGAAGATAGTAGTCTTTTATCTCCCTGATCGACGTCTTGCGAGAACGATTGCTGAGATACCGAGGGCGGCAATCAGTGACCACAGGGAAAGGGGGGCCGAGGGGCCGGGCGCCTGTGCGGATGCATCCGCCTGTCCGGGAAGGAGTCCGGCCTCCTCATCTCCGAGTGTGAAGAAACAGACATTCCCTTGCTGATCTAACCCGGTGATAGCGATCCCCCCGACGATGGGCCGGAGGTCGATGGTGCTGCTCACATTCTCAACGGTCATCTGCCACAGGGTCTGCCCGGCGTCATCGAGACGTACGAGCCGCTCGTCCTGGCCTGAATACGGACGCTCCGCAATAACGCATCCTCCGTCTCGCGTGGATGTCATGGCGTGGAATAGACCAGGGTTCTTCTCGCCGATGCTCTGTATCCAGTCGAGGTTCCCCGACGGCAGGAGTTTTGCGACCACGGAAGAGCCGCCTCCATTGCGCTGCGCTAGGTCGCCGTCTTTCGACAGTGTAACGCCGAGAATGATATATTCGCCGTCCGGCGTCCGGACGGCCCCTGTCGCTCTGTCTAAACTGCTTCCCCCGATCGCCTTCTGCCATTTCAGATTCCCGCCGGAGTCCACGTTGAGTATCCAGATGTCCCTCGATCCGTGGCTGCCGGACACGTCGCCATCCATCGACCGTGCGTCTCCAAGCACGACGTAACCGCCGTCCCCATCCGGAATGATGGCATAGGCCAGTTCGCTGTCCGTCCCGCCATATGTCTTCTGCCATTCCACCTCGCCCTTTGAGTCCAGTTTCACGATCCAGATGTCAAGATAGGACGACATGGTTACTTCGGCAAATAGTTCATCCGGAATCGATGAAATCGGCAGTCCCTCCACCATCTCCTTTTTCTTATCGGCGCTCATGAGATGGTTCGTATAGTCGTCCCTGTTGAGGGCCTGCCCGACGAAAACGTAGCCGCCATCACGGGCAGGAATAATCTCGATCCCCATCCCGTAGTCTGTGCCGCCGATGGCATCCTTGCGCCACTGAATCTCGCCTTTCGGACTCAACTTGACCAGCCATGTCGTGCTGCCGGTAGCGATGTCCGTACGATACTTCCCGTAGGACTCGTTGTAGCCGAGGACCAGGTATCCGCCGTCGGCGCTCTGGATCAGGGACCTCGCATAAACCGGCGTATCCCCGAGTGTCACCTGCCACAGCACCACACCGGCTTTGCTCATTTCGCCCGCCACGATGTCCCGTGCCGATTCGCCCTGATTGTCGATATAACTCCCTGTACACCCCAGGTACACGTATCCGCCGTCCGGCGTCTTAAGGAGGCTTTCCAGGTAGACTTCAGGCACGCCGGCGACGGTTATCCAGGACGTGACCTCGGGGGCATCCGATGAGTTTACCAGGGACTGCTCCGGTGCGGCAGATGCGGGCTGGACACATATTAAGAGGAGGATGGTCAAAATGCCGGCAATTCCATAACAGCGATCTCTCAAGCGAGATTTAATCATGAGACATTTTATCCCACCTCGCGTGGCAAAAATCTTTCCAAATGAGGCGTGGTTTCCGGCTGCGGCACCCGTCTCCCGCGTCGGCATTGTAGTTCTCCGTGAGGATCGTGTGCGTTCGGGAAAAACGTTCCAGATAAGTGAGAATTGGGAGGGGCTTCTCGGCCGAGACCGATTACTGCCTATGGTGGGCACAGGTGGCTATAAAACTGCTACGTTAACGTCGCCGGACCTCGAACTCGTCGCCGAGCTCTTTTTTCAGATCCTCATACAGTTCTGTCGCGGCTTTATCAAAGCGCTCGTTTTCTTCATCGGTCCAGGGGCTGGCGCCCCCAGGGTTGTCCCAATCAAGAGCGGTATCGTGCCACTGGATCATCGCTTCCACGCGTTCTTTCATCCGGGGCGCGAGGGGCAAATTATCGATGTTTATTGCATAGCCGTATTTTTCATGGGCCCTGATATTCTCTCCCCATAGGCATGGCCCTCTCCACTCAAACCAATAGTTAAGCACGTACTTATCGTAGTATTCCCATTCCACGCACCAGACTTCGATAAGTTCATCTGCATCGGGGTACTCTTTCCTGAACGCCTCTCTACTCGTACCGGACGCTATACTTTTCCTGGCAATGATATCTCCATCGCTAAAGACCAGGATTCTTCTGAAATCCCAGGAAGAAGGGTGGCGGAACGGGGATTTTTTACACTGTTCCCACATCAGCGGTCCGGAGTAGTAGATCCCATTCGGACCTTCGGTCAGCACTTGCTCGTAATTGATACCATAAAAAGATCTCAGTTCGGCACTCAGCGTGCAGATGTCCGGAACTGCCTCAAAATGAAAGAATACCCCGCCCGGAAGAATCGTTCGAGGAGCAGACGCAATGATGTTTCCATATTTCATCTGCTTAATTTTCTGATCCTGCAGATCAATATGCTCGTCCGAGTAGGTGAGGCTCTCGCGAAAGTCTCTATATGCCCCTTTATTTAGAACAAGTATCTTCATACCAGCCGCAGTTGAGGTTCACTCAATAACTTTTATTCTTTGCGACTTGTAAATCGAATTCTTTGATTTTCATCCTTGAGCAATCGTGTTTTGACAATGCGAGGTGAAAACCCTATCCAAAGTCAACAGTTAATCAGGGCTTCAGCAGGCCAATCTTCACCTCTAAATTCGGCTTATGAGGTTCTGTCACGAATCCGTTGATGAGGCCGGCGTCGTTGCAAGTGAGTTTGCGGTGCTTATCGGTCTCGTGCACTGATGCCGGTCACCGGGGAGCCCAAGGAGCGGGCGGAGGCACCGCAGAAATGGGGAGCGAAGAGAAGATCTGCGCCTCCGGGGGGAAGCGATCGAGACTAGACTGCTGGAAGGAGGGCGCACGTCGTCGGGAACAGCGCAACCGGCCTGCGAATCTCCTCGCCGGATGACTGCAGTTTATTTATACGGGCCGGGTGCCACACACCAGCAGATCCTGGAATCATATATGGAGGAACGTTCATGCGCACGGCTCAGATCGTGGTCATACTGCTGATCGGCGTCATCGCCGTCCTCTACGCCCTCGACTTGGCGGGGGACGGACAGGGAGTGACGGATCTTGCACCTGCGGAGGTGCGGGAGTACCAGGGGGAGCAGCTCTCCTCGATTACAGATTTTCGTGAGAACTCGATCCGCGGTCCGCAGTACGTGAATGCAAGCACGTATACGCTCACCGTCGACGGGCTGGTGGAGGACCGGGAGGAATACTCCTACGATGCGCTCATGGAACGGTTCCCCCGCTACCGCAAGGTCGTTACCCTCTACTGCGTGGAAGGCTGGGACGTCACCATCCTCTGGGAGGGGATACGGGTGGAGGACCTCCTTTTGGAGGCAGGGGTAAAACCGGGGGCGAATACGGTCATCTTCTACGCTGCGGACGGCTACTCTTCCTCGCTTCCCCTCGCCTACATCGAGGACAGGGACATCCTGCTGGCCTATGCCATGAACAACGTCACCCTGCCGGCGGAGCGGGGGTTCCCCTTCCAGCTGGTGGCCGAGGACCGCTGGGGCTATAAGTGGGTGAAATGGGTGACCCGGATCGAGGTATCCGACGATGCGAACTACCGCGGCTACTGGGAGAGCCGGGGGTATTCGAACAACGGGAGCCTCGACCGGTCTTTCTTCGACCGGGGATAGGGAGGAAGAGGGATGGTGCGGTTCGCCTACCGGAAACTGGTCTCCCGGACCCTCCTCGTATTAACGCTCCTCTTCGTGATCAGCGGCTTTGGGATCACGGAACCCTGGCTCGTCCGGTCCCTGACGTTCGGGCTTCTCGATAAGGCGCTCTCCCAGCAGATCCACTTCCTCCTCTGGGGCCCGTTCCTGATCGTGCTGGTGCTGCACCTGTACTACTCCTGCGGGATCTTCAGGAGGTGATGCCCGTTGCGATGATGCCTCCCCGGGAGCCGGAGGAGCGCGATGGGGTCCCGGGATACCGTTCACATCATCGAGATGTTCGGTTTTGCGAGCCATGTTCGTTCGGAGCCTGCCGGGGTGCTATGCCGTCTCGATCTCCCCGACCATCAGGGAGATCCCGCCGTCGATGCCCAAAAAGAATGCAACGCCGTTCCTGCTGAACGAATCGTAGGGTAGATGGCCCGCCTGCACAAAGCCGCAGCGCTCAAACGCTCTTCTGGAGGCCGGGCCGGTGCAATCGGCAACCGCCCGGGAAAACCCACGCCTCCGGGCAGAGAGAAGCGCGTGCCGGATCATCGCCTGTGCCAGCCCGCGCCCGCGGTACGGCCGGGCCACGCCGATCTGGAAGACATGCAGCACGGTGCCTGCGGCGATCCTGTCCCGCTCGATATACTGTTCTTCCAGTTCGTCGATCATCTCGACGGTTTCACGGAACTGCGCAAGAAACTCCGCCATCGTCGCCCCTTCGGCCGCGAGGTCGCCGGTGAGGTCGAGGCAGAAGATGAACCCGGCGATCTCGCCTGTCCGACTGTCGCGGGCGATATGGCTGAGCTCTTTTCCCGCAAGAAATTCGGCGTACCGCCGTGCATACGGCAGAAAGATCTCCGGGTCCGGCGCATGACGGTGCGTTGTCGGCTCGTCGGCGATGAAGACGTCGGTGTAGAGCCGTGCCGCCTCTTCGACGTCGGCCGTTTTGAAGGGGAGATAGACGGGGGAGCAGGGGTGATCGGGGTGGGTGGCGTCCCCGGGGGGTCTTTCCATGGCTCAGTGTTTGGGCTGGCCGGACTTATAAATCCCGGACGGCATCGGGGAGACTTTTTACAAAAAACGCCTGCATGCCTGCTATGGTGCCGTTTTGAAGCAACGTCCCGATCTCTTCCTGAACTGGCCGGGGGCCGGACGTTCGAGGGATTCGTGGGCGACCGCATGTGCCTGCCGTCGTGCTCAGGCTCATCACCATCGGGGAGGCGACGAACCGGATCTCCCTGAGCGTCACCGCCCGCAG containing:
- a CDS encoding DUF1269 domain-containing protein; amino-acid sequence: MAEVMYGPMQLLVIGFKSPDFHGQIRQAFGSAMEAGVVRLIDVRFVWKDANGNVEGMEATQLSDEERQRFGSVVGALIGLGAAGEEGARAGVEAGATAAARRTFGMTEDDVRRIADLIPNDSAAAIFLIEHLWAKELKQALRDANGHLIAQGMVTPEALVLAGAALHEALETAASGEQKRSMAAPAR
- a CDS encoding DUF308 domain-containing protein is translated as MSTLESYLDALHQGVFQVVVPKAVVTEPLGPDWKRSPINVPSPETVASYRKGQYHAHETVSEYRVHMDRYDPEKNPIMHLVDDAPLLLMIHETMETIFVTGRDATRRGPRQRLADQQMSWRLRMGLGAVLLAIGAVLLLLTLYETVAVFAVLLPSFVLLFGLLTMIKGVRQRDRKEHADGDIVRGGMLAGAGIVLFVLWELYLLLILLILAVWFFSSAVVTLLRVFRKRGSLTTGFWYTFGLGVSSLALGVLAVTLPEELVELLLSLLAGIVLMSGGFLVLDAYGLRNAARLMGAGG
- a CDS encoding GYD domain-containing protein gives rise to the protein MLFIALAKMKAPMSKEVIVQNLKDIAADTRGEVRYLGVYWTLGRYDTVAIFEAPNEKVAMNLSLNRADRMEIETLVAVPKKGLPLDWPEMVVE
- a CDS encoding PAS domain S-box protein, yielding MSKGTRTPDLPECRQKDRSAGTFTFNPQTLSISRLTDAFAGMLGYLPEDLASLTLSSIWPDAAQREQFCRKLNDRNAVADYPATLARRDGTLLPVTIAASSLPETEIVCIVSSRTQTAEIQQICKAMPDAVLILDRDGTALFANSAAATLVGLTSPDDLLGRTPMEFVHPDYAEAVVRDLANVLSGHDGYLAHYLMRDLQGNEKWVEGLGTRVPFNGREANLVTLRDITGRKSVEGELARTNQRYRDLYRLVRMMCDNVPDLIWAKDMEGRYLFANKAICEKLLNAADTDEPLGRTDLFFAEREQQARPDDPAWHTFGEICRDSDTIVMENGEPARFDEFGNVRGEFLFLDVSKAPFRDESGRTIGTVGCGRDVTGERQVEERLRWNEALLSRMAQASPLAYYVVDNRTDTILYFNSRFCEMWGLSHLEDEMRAGDLKNSDIIPLCIPLTRDPAAVDASSAPLQDEENRAVVEDEIEFIDGRHIRRVSTQIRDQDNRYFGRLYLFEDITGRKKASEALRRHDAIMGAVNFAADKFLKETDWKGQMPEVLERFGRATDVSRVYVFENGKDPGTGEPVCSQRWEWTAEGVAAEIDEPESQNISYREMPRWHEALSAGGSIAGPVRTFPDYEREYFEPRLIRSVAVVPVFVNEQWWGFIGFDENRRERIWSPAELDALQAAASIIGSAILRTMNEEVYRNPVEHSPVGVYLYQDDRFAYVNPRFAEIFGYTRDELRTPGTHAALVDPEEKEEFRRRLQALLRGKTGSEHHEFCGVHRDGHAIFLENFATRLLFEGRPAIVGNLVDVTDRKQADEALRYSEERLKILFECAPDAFFLTDMNGILIDGNRAAERLAGSLKEEFIGKSLVEAGFVPREELPKVEIMLGRLTAGTAAGPIEFFPVDRDGTRFTIEITAFPVTIDGRQLVLTSARDTSERQQLENLKKRALLQIEENIEQLAILNDSIRNPLTVIVALAEMGDTEIDRKIMEQAWAIDAIIDRLDQGWLVSRKVKEYLKKHYT
- a CDS encoding class I SAM-dependent methyltransferase; translation: MAKAKVEYWSRSSPTYDTSVDASLGGNTRPLVNKLLKKEKDLGVVVEFGCGTGYFTRTLAERAESVVATDFSDDMLRMAEEHLKGCSNVRFQNVDCQHTPFADASFDTIFAGFVIPCVDDKVQALRESHRILKPGGRLIVANPNILLLPGIGKAKFLLRALIAWRGHLPPVSFCSVRDLVEGTGLVPAELNVVRDSAVASSAPVEYAVLVKPRSVRT
- a CDS encoding molybdopterin-dependent oxidoreductase encodes the protein MRTAQIVVILLIGVIAVLYALDLAGDGQGVTDLAPAEVREYQGEQLSSITDFRENSIRGPQYVNASTYTLTVDGLVEDREEYSYDALMERFPRYRKVVTLYCVEGWDVTILWEGIRVEDLLLEAGVKPGANTVIFYAADGYSSSLPLAYIEDRDILLAYAMNNVTLPAERGFPFQLVAEDRWGYKWVKWVTRIEVSDDANYRGYWESRGYSNNGSLDRSFFDRG
- a CDS encoding GNAT family N-acetyltransferase — translated: MERPPGDATHPDHPCSPVYLPFKTADVEEAARLYTDVFIADEPTTHRHAPDPEIFLPYARRYAEFLAGKELSHIARDSRTGEIAGFIFCLDLTGDLAAEGATMAEFLAQFRETVEMIDELEEQYIERDRIAAGTVLHVFQIGVARPYRGRGLAQAMIRHALLSARRRGFSRAVADCTGPASRRAFERCGFVQAGHLPYDSFSRNGVAFFLGIDGGISLMVGEIETA